The Plasmodium vinckei vinckei genome assembly, chromosome: PVVCY_14 genome window below encodes:
- a CDS encoding translocation protein SEC63, putative — protein MMNTKPIQTFDPFEILEIAVGATMKEIKKAYRLKSLKFHPDKNPNDTSAAANFILITKAYQTLTDEVSKQNYEKYGNPDGPGMMKVGIGLPKLLIDEKYQLLILSIFFLIFLVFIPAIFIIYYQKQKRYGPNGVKIETLQFLTYTINENTRASAYPEILAATGESRDLELREGDDKLVKELMEDLTEYKKRMFKVPIVTKNYSLILAHMQRRHDLLSDSLKNDLNEILRFSLLVTHSMIEISILRDWFLTAQAALTFRRCLIQACDIRSSSLLQIPHIDEDMIKNMQKGKSGVKDILEFVHQDHENRKGLVDMNEDQILDIKSFCTIVPDIKMNARILVEDETHIVKGDVASIYVQIDKTNLKEKEASGYIHAPYFPQPKFEEWWIIATYKGDDRILKHAHIKNCEKTIEEKLQFMVDKVGNLSVSIYLLSDCYFGCDKKLDLSFKAYSPTEIKREIFVHPEDLELDNEPTLFQQMIGDVGNGEDDSDDDEEDEEVYGGNNATNAKSNASNNQKTSKSNSKQSHEKYVPENERDDDSDD, from the coding sequence ATGATGAACACAAAACCAATACAAACATTTGATccttttgaaatattagaAATTGCTGTTGGAGCAACAATgaaagaaattaaaaaggcTTATAGATTGAAATCATTAAAATTTCACCCAGATAAAAATCCAAATGATACATCAGCGGCtgcaaattttattttaataacaaAAGCTTATCAAACATTAACAGATGAAGTATCTAAGCagaattatgaaaaatatggaaaccCCGATGGACCAGGCATGATGAAAGTGGGTATTGGTTTGCCAAAATTACTTATCGATGAGAAATatcaattattaatattatcaatattttttttaatatttcttgTGTTTATACCtgcaatatttattatatattatcaaaaacaAAAACGATATGGTCCAAATGGTGTTAAAATAGAAacattacaatttttaacttatacaataaatgaaaacacACGAGCGAGCGCATATCCTGAAATATTAGCTGCAACAGGAGAAAGTAGAGATTTGGAATTAAGAGAAGGTGATGATAAACTTGTAAAAGAACTTATGGAAGACCTCactgaatataaaaaaagaatgttTAAAGTTCCTATtgtaacaaaaaattattcctTAATATTAGCTCATATGCAAAGAAGACATGATTTATTATCAGACAGTTtgaaaaatgatttaaatgaaattcttcgattttctttattagtAACACACAGTATGATAGAAATTAGTATATTGCGAGATTGGTTTTTAACAGCTCAAGCAGCTTTAACATTTAGAAGATGCTTAATACAAGCATGTGATATTCGCAGTTCGAGTTTATTACAAATTCCTCATATTGATGAAGATATGATTAAGAATATGCAGAAAGGAAAATCTGGTGTAAAGGATATCCTCGAATTTGTTCACCAAGATCATGAAAACCGAAAGGGATTAGTTGATATGAATGAAGATCAAATTTTAGATATTAAATCATTTTGTACTATTGTCCCAGATATCAAAATGAATGCTAGAATTTTAGTAGAAGATGAAACACATATTGTTAAAGGGGATGTAGCTTCAATTTACGTACAAAttgataaaacaaatttaaaagaaaaagaagcTTCGGGATATATACATGCTCCATATTTCCCTCAACCCAAGTTTGAAGAATGGTGGATCATTGCAACATATAAAGGAGATGATCGTATATTAAAACATGcacatattaaaaattgtgaaaaaactattgaagaaaaattacaatTTATGGTAGATAAAGTAGGAAACTTATCtgtatctatatatttacttagTGATTGTTATTTTGGatgtgataaaaaattggatttatcatttaagGCTTACTCACCAACTGAAATAAAGAGAGAAATTTTTGTTCATCCAGAAGATTTAGAATTGGATAATGAACCAACCTTATTTCAGCAAATGATTGGAGATGTGGGAAACGGAGAGGATGACAGTGATGATGACGAAGAAGATGAGGAAGTTTATGGTGGAAATAACGCTACTAATGCAAAATCAAATGCTTcaaataatcaaaaaacTAGTAAAAGTAATAGTAAACAATCTcatgaaaaatatgtacCCGAAAATGAGCGAGATGATGACTCTGATGATTGA